A genomic segment from Hippoglossus stenolepis isolate QCI-W04-F060 chromosome 3, HSTE1.2, whole genome shotgun sequence encodes:
- the si:dkeyp-97e7.9 gene encoding DEP domain-containing mTOR-interacting protein has protein sequence MERTSSIRRKAMGRQHKAEVMIAGEQLRLRLHDGKQIKERRYHLRTYPNCFVAQELIDWLVSHKEAPDRATAVCLMQHLMDHDIVHHACDKRSVFKDAKLLYRFRKDDGTIPFNLEVKIFMRGQRLYEHLIGEKNSFLQLREEHGVAYQRAFPGCQLIDWLLQNGEAESRRRGVELCRALQEHGIIQHVANKHDFFDSGVLYQFCINFRRRRRLSELLNEGEEDNDTEGVVVSTQEDNHSDSPFVVRKNPPHEGNSAFNSVGSSTDLKLATSGRRGSLNSLQLHSAGFPPLAQLSSASVVRCNPKSGECIVHVHLTTVLVFSIFKIACESVQTKSFHDFTVLARHVTCEELLAPGAPFIKKVLTVIGDPLGWGFVVRGRAPCYVQAVDPGSPAAAAGVKVQQFVCQVNGQCVLDLDYRTMTRLVMTGPRTVVLEVMEPLE, from the exons ATGGAGCGAACAAGTAGCATTAGGAGAAAAGCCATGGGTAGACAACACAAGGCTGAAGTCATGATTGCTGGAGAACAACTCAG GTTGAGACTTCACGATGGAAAACAGATTAAGGAGCGACGCTACCACCTGCGCACGTATCCCAACTGTTTCGTCGCACAGGAGCTAATAGACTGGCTGGTGAGCCATAAGGAAGCTCCAGACAGAGCAACAGCTGTCTGTCTCATGCAGCACCTCATGGACCATGACATTGTTCATCACG CCTGTGATAAGAGGTCAGTGTTCAAGGATGCCAAACTGCTGTACCGCTTCCGGAAGGATGATGGCACAATTCCCTTTAATTTAGAAGTGAAGATCTTCATGAGAGGACAACGGCTGTATGAACA CCTCATAGGGGAGAAGAACTCCTTTCTGCAGCTGAGAGAGGAGCATGGTGTTGCATATCAGCGTGCCTTTCCTGGCTGTCAGTTGATTGACTGGCTCCTTCAGAACGGAGAAGCAGAGAGCCGGCGCCGGGGCGTGGAGTTGTGCCGTGCATTGCAGGAGCATGGCATCATTCAGCATG TGGCAAATAAACACGACTTCTTCGACAGTGGAGTGCTCTATCAGTTCTGCATCAATTTTCGCCGCAGACGCCGACTATCTGAACTTTTAAATGAAGGCGAAGAAGACAACGACACTGAAGGTGTGGTGGTGTCGACACAAGAAGACAACCACTCAGACAGTCCATTTGTTGTGCGCAAAAACCCACCCCACGAGGGCAACAGTGCTTTCAACTCTG TGGGGTCGAGTACAGACCTGAAACTAGCTACAAGTGGGCGCAGGGGCAGCTTGAATTCCCTTCAGCTTCACTCTGCTGGATTTCCACCTCTTGCCCAGTTATCCTCCGCCTCAGTGGTGAGATGCAACCCTAAATCAGGCGAGTGCATAGTTCATGTTCATCTGACTACAGTCTTAGTTTTTAGTATATTCAAAATTGCTTGTGAAAGTGTGCAAACTAAATCTTTTCATGATTTTACAGTCCTTGCAAGACACGTTACATGTGAAGAATTATTGGCACCTGGTGCACCCTTCATCAAGAAAGTGTTGACG GTGATAGGAGACCCCCTGGGCTGGGGTTTTGTCGTCAGAGGCCGGGCTCCCTGTTATGTGCAGGCCGTTGACCCTGgaagtccagcagcagctgctggagttAAG gtgcagcagtttgtgtgcCAGGTGAACGGACAGTGTGTTCTCGACCTGGACTACAGGACCATGACCAGGCTGGTGATGACTGGACCTCGCACTGTTGTACTGGAAGTGATGGAACCACTGGAATGA
- the adnpa gene encoding activity-dependent neuroprotector homeobox a, producing the protein MYQLPVNNLTRIRRARKQVKKALGDIGLEFCKEAAEEFKEFCPNEQFVKGSFCLDICGWDPSYSKTQEYRSKPFCCTECPFSSKYYSGYKNHFRNVHRKSFDNKILLNCPYCSFTAIKRTLETHVKIFHLPSSARQSPGTAQRPAMQKTNKPYLDRIRPGDGVERAMYFCKKCSFRDSLYNVVRRHIYREHFQHIVSPYLGIVSESSVKNGASSVNGNNILCKRCQFSTRNYEALVQHVIEYHERIGAQVTTMIGHANIVVSRSQTLPAPSMIINRGHPIRAEPTAQPVIGYLKPVAPVVKNQSPIAAKQMRVTVAGNNTVTETNAGGVCTAQTQKWKICTVCNELFPENLYSAHFESAHKAKRVWALAKYIMKIHNFTSKCLLCNRYLPSDTLLNHMLIHGLTCPQCHSAFHSVEKIMEHKAQSHPDDFVGPPGASPLTFDLTVKQDKSSNVQLVVLTFNMKESINGQDQSAPAQNSVPPQVKVTTQRMVESKSEQLSRGLSSTKSEVRKTLCPLCFTILKGPISDALAMHLRERHQVLQTMHPVEKKMTYKCIHCLGVYTSNMVASTITLHLVQCRAVGRNQASQGFKSALTLNSSGAGFLKRQPPVQATSNPKRLKLSKDSRISPTAIGNRAESDGLALDPRSYEHKTYEARKDFLTAYFNRQPYLSAQEEEKLSASLWLWKSDISSHFATKQSTCEKHCETKKVSVLLGFDMQALKKVKHEMIFEESKIVGTSGARSGGLKSGTPSTDQNKQCATLNCTLKLSTNTETISIDSDSEPETEERPAENGNVDMNQEENVKSLEPINLTEETEPVNTNEPSSEKDGQLQDGKATAWMTFC; encoded by the exons ATGTATCAACTCCCAGTAAATAACCTCACCCGAATCAGGAGAGCGAGAAAACAAGTGAAGAAAGCACTTGGAGACATTGGACTGGAGTTCTGcaaggaggcagcagag GAGTTCAAAGAGTTTTGCCCTAATGAGCAGTTTGTAAAGGGCAGTTTCTGCCTTGATATCTGCGGATGGGATCCATCATATTCTAAAACCCAG GAATACAGGTCAAAGCCATTTTGCTGCACAGAGTGCCCATTTTCTTCCAAGTACTACTCAGGCTACAAGAATCACTTCCGTAATGTACACAGGAAGAGCTTTGACAATAAGATTCTGCTCAACTGTCCATACTGCTCATTCACCGCAATCAAGAGAACTTTGGAGACGCATGTTAAAATATTCCATCTACCCAGTTCAGCACGGCAGAGCCCTGGGACCGCACAGAGACCGGCAATGCAGAAGACGAACAAACCGTATCTTGATAGAATCAGACCGGGAGATGGTGTCGAGAGAGCAATGTACTTTTGCAAAAAATGCTCGTTCCGGGACAGTCTTTACAATGTTGTGAGAAGGCACATCTATAGGGAACATTTTCAGCATATTGTCTCACCATATCTTGGTATAGTTTCAGAATCGTCTGTCAAAAATGGTGCAAGTTCTGTCAATGGTAACAACATCCTTTGTAAACGCTGCCAATTTTCCACTCGTAACTACGAGGCTCTAGTACAGCATGTTATAGAGTACCATGAGCGCATCGGTGCTCAGGTAACCACTATGATTGGACATGCTAACATTGTAGTCTCCAGGTCCCAGACCCTACCAGCTCCGTCTATGATCATTAACAGGGGCCACCCAATTAGAGCTGAACCAACAGCACAACCAGTTATAGGATATTTGAAGCCAGTGGCCCCTGTTGTTAAAAATCAGTCCCCCATAGCAGCCAAACAGATGCGGGTCACAGTTGCTGGCAACAACACTGTGACTGAAACTAATGCCGGTGGTGTATGCACAGCCCAGACACAGAAGTGGAAGATATGCACAGTTTGCAATGAGCTTTTCCCTGAAAACCTCTACAGTGCTCATTTTGAAAGTGCACACAAGGCAAAGAGAGTGTGGGCACTGGCCAAGTACATCATGAAAATCCACAACTTCACTAGCAAGTGTTTGCTTTGCAACCGCTACCTGCCCAGTGACACACTGCTCAACCACATGCTAATTCACGGACTCACTTGTCCCCAGTGCCACTCAGCTTTTCACAGTGTTGAGAAAATCATGGAACACAAGGCTCAGTCTCACCCCGATGACTTTGTGGGACCCCCAGGTGCATCACCGCTAACGTTCGATCTCACGGTTAAACAAGACAAGTCCAGTAATGTCCAGCTTGTTGTTCTTACATTTAACATGAAGGAGTCTATCAATGGTCAAGATCAGTCGGCACCTGCTCAGAATAGTGTCCCACCTCAGGTCAAGGTAACCACTCAAAGAATGGTTGAGAGCAAAAGTGAACAGCTCAGTCGAGGTTTATCTTCCACAAAAAGTGAAGTACGCAAGACACTATGTCCGCTGTGTTTCACCATCCTCAAAGGTCCCATCTCTGATGCTTTGGCCATGCATTTGAGGGAGAGGCATCAAGTGCTCCAAACAATGCATCCTGTTGAGAAAAAGATGACATACAAATGCATTCATTGCTTAGGAGTGTACACCAGTAACATGGTGGCCTCCACAATAACACTGCATCTGGTGCAGTGCAGAGCAGTTGGAAGGAACCAGGCAAGCCAAGGCTTTAAGTCGGCCTTGACACTCAACTCGTCTGGGGCTGGCTTCCTCAAGAGGCAGCCACCAGTGCAGGCCACATCCAATCCTAAGAGGTTAAAGCTAAGTAAGGACTCAAGAATATCCCCCACTGCCATTGGAAATCGGGCTGAATCTGATGGTCTTGCTCTGGATCCAAGAAGCTATGAGCACAAGACATATGAAGCCAGAAAAGATTTCCTTACGGCCTACTTCAACCGTCAACCCTACCTTTCTGCTCAGGAAGAGGAAAAGCTGTCTGCAAGTCTGTGGCTGTGGAAATCCGACATTTCTAGTCACTTTGCAACCAAGCAAAGTACGTGTGAGAAACACTGTGAGACCAAGAAGGTGTCTGTCCTGCTTGGCTTCGACATGCAGGCTCTCAAGAAAGTTAAGCATGAGATGATCTTTGAGGAGAGCAAGATCGTGGGCACCTCCGGGGCCAGATCTGGAGGCCTGAAGTCTGGCACTCCAAGCACTGACCAAAACAAGCAGTGTGCGACACTAAACTGTACCTTAAaactcagcacaaacacagagaccaTTTCTATTGACTCTGACAGTGAACCAGAAACAGAAGAGAGACCAGCTGAAAATGGAAATGTTGACATGAACCAAGAGGAGAATGTAAAATCCCTGGAGCCTATAAAtctgacagaagagacagaaccTGTAAACACAAACGAGCCTTCCAGCGAGAAGGACGGTCAATTGCAAGATGGGAAAGCAACTGCTTGGATGACTTTCTGTTAG
- the LOC118104588 gene encoding bcl-2-like protein 1, translating to MSYSNRELVEFFISYRLSQRNYPTSLLRPEDAGGRTEGDNATSAASNGLLVNCRDRCSEQGTPSVTPGGGMEAVKAALRDSADEFELLFRQAFSEVSLQLDITPDTAYHSFKSVMDEVFKDGVNWGRIVGLFSFGGVLCVECMEKNMSELVSRIADWMTMYLDERISPWIQSQGGWDCFAEIFGQDAGAGARRYHETVKRWLLVGVGVLTGVLIAMLIAKRQ from the exons ATGTCGTACAGCAACAGAGAGCTGGTGGAGTTCTTTATCAGCTACAGGCTGTCTCAGAGGAACTACCCAACCTCTCTACTGAGGCCAGAGGATGCTGGCGGGAGGACTGAGGGAGACAATGCGACCTCAGCCGCCAGTAACGGCTTGCTGGTCAACTGCAGGGACAGGTGTAGTGAGCAGGGGACGCCATCTGTCACCCCGGGTGGTGGCATGGAGGCCGTGAAGGCAGCTCTCCGGGACTCTGCTGACGAGTTTGAGCTGCTCTTCAGGCAAGCGTTCAGTGAGGTTTCCTTGCAGCTCGACATCACTCCTGACACAGCCTACCACAGCTTCAAGAGTGTGATGGATGAGGTGTTCAAGGACGGAGTCAACTGGGGACGTATTGTGGGCCTGTTTTCTTTTGGGGGTGTGCTGTGTGTGGAATGCATGGAGAAGAATATGAGCGAGCTGGTCTCCCGCATCGCAGACTGGATGACCATGTACCTGGATGAGCGCATCAGTCCGTGGATCCAGAGCCAAGGAGGCTGG GACTGCTTTGCTGAGATTTTCGGACAAGACGCGGGTGCAGGAGCGCGGCGATATCATGAGACCGTGAAGAGATGGCTGCTAGTTGGAGTGGGGGTGTTAACAGGAGTGCTGATTGCGATGCTCATCGCTAAGAGACAATGA